From Acinetobacter suaedae, one genomic window encodes:
- a CDS encoding 2-oxoglutarate dehydrogenase E1 component yields the protein MQEVADALRLDTELSADSAAYIEDLYELYLSSPTLVSEDWREYFDKYPKGDQPHGNVREQFLLLGRNANRVQPMVQSTVSTEHERRQIGVLQLIAAYRNRGHQKAKLDPLGLAKREEVPDLDLSAHGLTKSDLDTVFNTGNLAIGKAEATLSEMIEAMEAIYCSSIGAEYMHIVDTKEKRWIQQRLESVRGKFNFTNDQKKGFLERLTAAEGLEKYLGNKFVGAKRFGVEGGESFIPMMNEIIQRAGSVGCKEVVIGMPHRGRLNLLVNIMGKNPADLFGEFEGKSLHKKGSGDVKYHQGFSSNVMTPGGEVHLALAFNPSHLEIVGPVVEGSVRARQVRRKDIGGDDVLPVIVHGDAAFAGQGVNQETFQMSQTRGYTVGGTVHIVINNQVGFTTSDPRDTRSTEYCTDVAKMIQAPIFHVNGDDPEAVIFATQLAHDFRHEFRKDVILDLFCYRRRGHNEADEPSATQPLMYQVINKKATTRTLYADQLVQEKILDRASADQMIEDYRSDLEAGNHVANALVRQPNKHMFVDWTPYLGHEYTDVWDTTFNIDRLKELGKTMNTLPEGFVLQRQVQKVIDDRVKMQTGEMPLNWGAAETLAYATLLDDGFLVRITGEDVGRGTFSHRHAKLHNQVDGSVYIPLCHIKENQPRVAVYDSLLSEEAVLAFEYGYATTLPKSLIVWEAQFGDFANCAQVVIDQFIASGETKWERVCGLTMLLPHGYEGQGPEHSSARLERFLQLCAEDNMQVITPTTPAQIFHALRRQAVRPIRKPMIVMSPKSLLRHKLAVSSLDELANGSFQTVIDEVDQINKADVTRLVLCGGKVYYDLLEKRRELGLNHIALVRIEQLYPYPEQRLAEVMAQYPNIEELVWAQEEPKNQGAWLFIVPRLYEDVLKSGKQIRISYAGREASAAPACGSPYLHAKQQAQLINDALAIEVEQSGDSK from the coding sequence ATGCAAGAAGTTGCTGACGCGCTGCGTCTTGACACTGAACTTTCTGCTGATAGTGCAGCTTATATTGAAGATCTTTACGAGCTGTACCTATCATCGCCAACTTTAGTTTCTGAAGATTGGCGTGAATACTTCGACAAATACCCTAAAGGTGATCAACCACACGGTAATGTACGCGAACAGTTCCTTTTGTTAGGACGTAATGCGAATCGAGTACAACCAATGGTACAAAGTACCGTAAGTACAGAGCATGAGCGTCGTCAAATTGGTGTTTTACAACTCATCGCTGCTTATCGTAACCGTGGTCATCAAAAAGCTAAACTCGATCCATTAGGTCTTGCGAAACGTGAAGAAGTTCCAGACCTCGATTTATCAGCTCACGGTCTAACCAAATCAGACCTAGATACAGTATTCAATACTGGTAATCTCGCAATTGGCAAAGCAGAAGCAACATTGTCTGAAATGATTGAGGCAATGGAAGCGATTTACTGCAGTTCAATTGGTGCAGAATATATGCATATCGTTGACACGAAAGAAAAGCGTTGGATTCAACAACGTTTAGAAAGCGTGCGCGGTAAATTTAATTTCACCAATGATCAGAAAAAAGGCTTCTTAGAGCGTTTAACTGCTGCGGAAGGTCTAGAAAAGTATCTAGGTAACAAATTCGTTGGTGCGAAGCGTTTTGGCGTAGAGGGCGGTGAGTCTTTTATCCCAATGATGAACGAAATCATTCAACGTGCGGGTAGTGTTGGTTGTAAAGAAGTCGTGATTGGTATGCCACACCGTGGTCGTCTCAACCTTCTTGTCAACATTATGGGTAAAAACCCAGCTGACTTATTTGGTGAGTTTGAAGGGAAGAGCCTGCATAAAAAAGGTTCTGGTGATGTGAAGTATCACCAAGGCTTCTCTTCGAATGTCATGACACCAGGCGGTGAAGTTCACTTGGCACTTGCATTTAACCCATCACACTTGGAAATCGTTGGTCCAGTGGTTGAAGGTTCTGTACGTGCGCGTCAAGTACGTCGTAAAGACATTGGTGGTGATGATGTACTTCCTGTGATTGTTCACGGTGATGCGGCATTCGCAGGTCAAGGTGTTAACCAAGAAACCTTCCAAATGTCACAGACACGTGGCTATACAGTCGGTGGTACGGTTCATATCGTGATCAACAACCAAGTTGGTTTTACCACATCTGATCCACGTGATACACGTTCGACTGAATATTGTACTGACGTTGCTAAAATGATTCAGGCTCCGATTTTCCATGTGAATGGTGATGATCCTGAAGCTGTTATTTTCGCGACTCAACTTGCACATGATTTCCGTCATGAGTTCCGCAAAGATGTGATTTTAGACTTGTTCTGTTATCGTCGTCGTGGTCATAATGAAGCTGATGAGCCATCTGCGACTCAGCCATTGATGTATCAAGTCATTAATAAAAAAGCGACTACACGCACTTTATACGCTGACCAATTGGTACAAGAAAAAATTCTTGATCGTGCAAGTGCGGATCAAATGATTGAAGATTATCGCTCTGATTTAGAAGCAGGTAATCATGTTGCCAATGCATTGGTTCGCCAACCAAACAAACATATGTTTGTTGATTGGACACCTTATTTGGGTCACGAATATACTGATGTTTGGGATACAACATTCAATATTGATCGTTTGAAAGAGCTTGGTAAAACGATGAATACATTGCCTGAAGGCTTTGTGTTACAGCGTCAAGTTCAGAAAGTGATTGATGATCGCGTTAAAATGCAAACTGGTGAAATGCCACTCAACTGGGGTGCGGCTGAAACTTTAGCTTATGCAACTTTACTTGATGATGGTTTCTTGGTTCGTATTACAGGTGAAGACGTTGGTCGTGGTACATTCTCTCACCGTCACGCTAAGTTACATAACCAAGTGGATGGATCTGTTTACATTCCACTGTGTCACATTAAAGAAAATCAACCACGTGTTGCGGTTTATGACTCTTTATTGTCAGAAGAAGCTGTACTTGCTTTTGAATATGGCTATGCCACAACTTTGCCAAAAAGTTTAATTGTTTGGGAAGCGCAATTTGGTGACTTCGCAAACTGTGCACAAGTTGTAATTGACCAATTCATCGCTTCTGGTGAAACCAAGTGGGAGCGTGTATGTGGTTTAACGATGTTGTTACCACATGGTTATGAAGGTCAAGGTCCAGAGCATTCATCTGCACGTTTAGAGCGTTTCTTGCAGCTTTGTGCAGAAGACAATATGCAAGTGATTACACCAACAACACCAGCACAAATTTTCCATGCGTTACGTCGTCAGGCTGTTCGTCCAATCCGTAAGCCGATGATCGTGATGTCACCGAAATCTTTATTACGTCACAAACTTGCTGTTTCATCTTTAGATGAATTGGCAAACGGTTCATTCCAAACTGTGATCGATGAAGTGGATCAAATCAACAAAGCTGATGTCACTCGTTTAGTGCTTTGTGGTGGTAAGGTTTATTACGATTTACTCGAAAAGCGTCGTGAGCTTGGTTTAAACCATATTGCGCTTGTTCGTATCGAGCAATTGTATCCTTATCCAGAACAGCGCTTAGCTGAAGTGATGGCTCAGTATCCAAACATCGAAGAACTTGTTTGGGCACAAGAAGAACCGAAGAACCAGGGCGCTTGGTTATTCATCGTTCCTCGTTTGTATGAAGACGTTCTTAAATCTGGTAAACAAATTCGTATTAGCTATGCTGGTCGTGAAGCATCTGCCGCACCTGCTTGTGGCTCGCCTTACCTGCATGCAAAACAACAAGCTCAGCTTATCAACGACGCACTTGCGATTGAAGTTGAACAATCAGGAGATTCTAAATAA